Sequence from the Piscinibacter sp. HJYY11 genome:
CTGACCCACCCGCGTGCCCCACAAGGGCACGCTCGCTTACGGTCCACACGACTTTCGGTGAACAAGACCATGAACACGCCGGCCCAGATGTCGGGCCCCGACGAACTCGAAACCACCCTGGCCGCGGTGGAAACCCACCTCGCCTCGCTCGGTGAATCGCTGCGCAAGAACGACAGCGTGGCCATCGAACACCACGCCACCGAGCTGCAACGTGCGCTCGCCCGCGCGGTCGACCATTTCGCCCGTGCCGCGCGCAGCGGCCCGGTGCCCACGCCACTGCGCGAGCGGCTGAAGCTCGCCAGCGGCCTGGTGGCCTCGCAGCGCGAATCGCTGGCCCGCGCCACCGCCGCGCTCGACCGCGCGATGGACGTGCTGATGCCGCGCGACCGCTCGGCGGGCGTCTACTCTGCAAGCGGCGCAGGCAGCACCCTGCGCGGCGGCGCGATCCAAGCCTGATCTCGCGCTGAACTCGGTGCGACACTGCGGCCCTTCGAGGGCCGCTTTGCATTGTGGGCATGACCGAACTGTTGATCTTCCTGGCCGGCACGGCCTTTTTCACCTACGTCTCCCGCCACGCGCTGCGCAACCCGCGCTCCCACGGCTTCTGGCGCTTCATCGCCTGGGAATGCATGCTGGCGCTGGTGATCCTCAACTTCCCGATGTGGACGGTCGACCCGTTCTCGCCCCGGCAGGTCGTCTCGTGGGTGCTGCTCATCGCCTCGCTCTCGCTCGCCATCCATGCGGTGCAGATGCTGAAACGCATCGGCCGGCCGAGCGAGCAGCGCGCCGATGCCGAGCTCTTTGCCTTCGAGAAGACCTCCTCGCTCGTCACGAGCGGCGCCTTCCGCTACATCCGCCACCCGATGTACGCCGCCCTGCTCTACCTGGCCTGGGGGGCCTTCCTGAAAGACATCAACGCGGCGACCGCCCTGCTCACCGCGGTGGCGAGCATCGCGCTCGTCATCACCGCGCTGCGCGACGAGGCCGAGTGCCTCGCGCACTTCGGCGAGGCTTACGCGGGGTACATGCGGACAAGCAAGCGCTTCGTGCCGTTCATCTTCTGAAGCGTGTGCCGCATGGCGCTCTCGCGCTGGGCGGTGTCTGAGGACTGCGGCGTGTTGCCCGCCATGCGCGCCTCGTGCCGCCTCTGAGACAGCACCATCATGGTCGCGAACGAAACCACCTTGCGTGCGGTCGTGGTCATGTCGACACCTCGTCATCGTGGCGGGCCCTGAGCTGCGCCAGCGCATTGGCCACCGCCGGCGCCACGCCTTCGCGCGCCAGCTCGGCCGCCGCCTCCGGCGCACCGTCGAGCACGATCACCACGCGCTCGAGGTGGCATTCGCCGGCCTCGTCGACCCGCACGTCGGCCACATGGGCCGCCACCGCACCGCGCACGGCCGAGAGCGCCACGCCGTGCGCCCGGTCGGGCGCCTGCGGGCGGCTCCAGCCCGAGACCTTGGCCGCCTCGTCGAGCACGGTCCGCAGCTTCGAGCCGGCCGGCAGCATCTCGCGCCGGTACTGCACCGGGTCGCGCCAGGCGGCGCGGGCCAGTTCATCGATGAAACATTCGCGGAAATAGACCGCGGCGTACGTCCCTTGTGGGGCAAGCTCGCGGGTGGTGCTCGTGGCGTTCATCATGTGGATCTCCCGTGTCGATGGCCCTCATGCTGGACGGCGCGGTTTAAAAAGTTGTTAATGCCACCCCAGGCACACTGCGGTCTCGCTTCAACAAGTATTCATATCTCCGCGTCATGCAACTGCTGCTGGTCGAAGACGACGCCATGCTGGCCGAGGCCCTGGTCACCGGGCTCACCCGCGCCGGATACCGCGTGGACCACGCGCCCGACACCCCGGCCGCACGCCTGGCCCTGTCTGACCACGCCTACTCGGCGGTGCTGCTCGACCTGAACCTGCCCGGCGGCTCCGGCCTCACCGTGCTGCGCGGCGTGCGCGAGCGCTACGACACCACGCCGGTGATCATCCTCACCGCCCGCGACCAGCTCTCCGACCGCATCGCCGGCCTCGACGCCGGCGCCGACGACTACCTCGTCAAGCCCTTCCAGCCCGACGAGCTCGCCGCCCGCCTGCGCGCCGTGCTGCGCCGCGCCCAGGGCCGCGTGGCCCCGGTGCTGACAGCCCGCCACATCCGCCTCGACCCGGCCACCCGCAGCGTGACGCGCGACGACGAGCCGGTGAGCCTGAGCCTGCATGAATACCGCACGCTCCTGGCCATGATGGAGCGCCAGGGCCGCGTGGTCACCCGCCAGCAGCTCGAGGAAGCGGTCTACGGCGGCGAAAGCTCGATCGAAAGCAACACCGTCGCGGTCTACGTGCACCAGCTGCGCAAGAAGCTCGGCGACGACCTCATCGTCACCGTGCATGGCCACGGCTACAAGCTCAACTCATGAAGATCCTCAAAGCCAGCTCCATGCGCGTGCGCCTGCTCATCGGCCTGATGGTCGCAAGCCTCGGCTTCTGGGGTGCCTGGTTCGCGGTGCAGGCGATGTTGATGTCGAGCCAGCAGAACAACCGCTGGGATGCGTCGATGCAGGCCGTGGGCCAGCAGATCCTGATGTCGATGCCGGCGCTGCACCCGGGCGGCTCGAGCGAGCCCGCGTTCAAGCTGCCCTCGCAGGTGCATGTGCAGCCGCAGCTCCTGAGCTTCCAGGTGTGGGCACGCGACGGCCGATCGGTGCTGCGTTCGTCGAATTCACCGGTCGAGCCCTGGGCCCCGCTGAGCTTCGACCAGCCCGAGGCCTTCCATGGCGTGGAGGTGAAAGGCGTCGAGTGGCGCGTGTACACCATCAACGACGCCAGCGGCCGCCTGCAGGTGCAGGTGGGCAAGTCGCAGCCGCAGCTCCTGAGCCTCATCAAGCTGTGGCTGGGCTACAGCATCGGCACCATCCTGCTGCTGATGGCGCTGCTTGCGGGGGTGACGTGGGCCATCATCTGCTGGTCGGTCGCCCCGGTGCAGGCCGCACGCCAGGCCATCGAGGAGCGCGACCCGCTCGACCTCACGCCGCTCGAAGTGCACGACCTCCCCACCGAGGTGAAGCCGCTGGTGGAAGCCTTCAACGCCCAGCTGCTGCGGCTCGAATCGGCGCTCCAGGGCGAGCGGCGCTTCCTCGCCGATGCGGCGCACGAGCTGCGCACGCCGCTGGCCGCGCTGATGGCGCAGGCCCAGCTGGTGAAGTCGGCCACCACGCTGGAAGAGAGCCATGCCTCGCTCGCCCCGCTCATCAGCGGCATCGAGCGCACCGCGCGCCTCACCGAGCAGCTGCTCGACCTGGCCCGGCTCGATGCGATCGAGCACCCGGGCGGCCGCCCGCCGGTGCCGCTGCACGAGATCGTCTCGCTGGTGGTGCGCGACTACGACGCCACCGCGCAAACCGCCAACCAGCGCCTGCAGCTGCGCGCCGAGCCTTGCCACGCGCGCATCCACGTCGACTCCATCGGCGTGCTGCTGCGCAACCTGATCGACAACGCACTGCGCTACGCCGGCCCTGGGGCACGGGTGGAAGTGGTCTGCCGCGAGCAGGAGCTGCAGGACGGCCAGCGCAGCGTCGCGCTCAGCGTGCGGGATGACGGCCCGGGCGTGCCCAAGACCGAACACGGGCGCATCTTCGATCGCTTCTACCGGGTGCCCGGCACACCGGGCCGGGGGAGCGGCATCGGCCTGTCGCTGGTGGCACGCATCGCCAACCTGCACCAGGCGTCGCTGGACGTGGGGTCCGGGCTGGAGGGACGAGGGTTCGGCATCACGCTGACCTTCGCCACGGCAACGGGCCGGGCCGCCACGCACATCGACGTAGTGGCGGCCGACATGCCCGTGCCGCTGGCTCAGCCGACCGGCCAAGTCTGAGCGCCTCGGCCGTCGGCCGGGATGAGCTTACTTGCCCTCTTCGCGGGCCTTTTCCTGGCCGGTCTTCACGTCGACAGACGGTACCTTGATCGTTTCCTTTTCGGTGGTGATCTTGGGCACGGTGACCTCGGTCTCCTTCTGGGTGACCTTCACGTCGGGCGCCGTCACGTCGTACTTCGGAACGGTCACATTGCCGTCTTCCTTCTTCGCCACTTCGTATTTCGGCAGGGTCACGTCGCCTTCCTGGGTCTTCTGCACATCGCAGCCGGCGAGGCCGACAGAGGCAGCGGCCACAAGACCGGCCAACAAGGTGTTTGCGTTCATGCGAGTCTCCTTACGAGCTAGGGTGATCGCATTCTGGGCACCACCGTGCGGGCATTCGATCAGAACCGACCAACTGTCCGTGTAGGCCTGCACCGCAAGCGGATGCCGGGCGGGCGCTTGCTCAGGCCTTGAAAACCGGGCGCATGAAGCTGCGCTCGTAGCTCAGGAAGCAGCGCGTGTCATTGGCGTACTGGAAGGCGGCTTGGCAGTCGGCGTCCTTGAACGACTTCTTGCGGTATTGCTCGTATTCGGCCAGCGAGGGGAAGGAGAACAGCGTCACCGCGATGTTGTTGGGCCCCTCCGAGGGCAGGAAGCAGCCGTGGTACGTGCCGCCGAACTTCTCGATCAGCGGGATCCAGAGCTTCGAGTAGTGCTCGAATTCCTTGAGCTTGTACGGGTCGAGGGTGTAGCGCAGGTAGCAGGTGATCATGGAGTCTCCAGTCGCGCGAGCCACGCGCGGGTTTACGATCTCGGCCCGGTGTCTGGACGGAGACGTTGACGTTGTACCTGACCATTCAAGCTGAGACCGACAGAAAACGCGAAGCGATCAGGATTCCCTCGACATGAAAATGACAAGCTCTCAGCTCTATCTGCGCCTGCTCTCCTATGTAAAGCCGTATTGGCGCGTGTTCTCCGTGTCCGTGGTCTGCATGGCCGTCACCGCATCCACGGAAGCCATGCTCCCGGCACTTTTGAAGCCCATGCTGGATGGCACATTCGTCCACAAGAACGATGTCATCATCCGCTACACCCCTCTCATCATCCTGCTGATCTTCCTGGTTCGCGGGATCTCCTCATTTCTCGGCACCTATGCCATCAGCTGGCTGGGAGACCGCTTGGTGATGGACCTGCGCAAGGAAATGTTCAGCAAGCTGCTCACGTTCCCCGCACGCTTCTACGACGACCACTCCACCGGCCATCTCATCTCGAGGATCTCCTACGATGTGATGCACGTCACTGCGGCAGCCACCAACGTCGTGACCGTGCTCGTCCGCGACACCATCGTCATCGTCGCCCTGCTGGCGTGGTTGTTCTACCTGAACTGGAAGCTCACACTGCTCAGCCTGATCATGTTTCCCATCATTGCCGTGATCATCGGGAAGCTGAACAAGCGCCTGCGGACCGCCAACCGGGATTCACAGCGCGCGATGGGGTCCATCACCCAGGTCATCGAGGAAAGCATCACCGGCCACAAGGTCGTCAAACTGTTCGGCGGCCAGCAATACGAAAGTGCGCGCTTTCACGAAAAGACCAACAAGGTGCGCCAGTCGAACATGAAGCAGGCCATCGCAGCGGCGGCGAACGTGCCGATCGTGCAGATGATTGCGGCAATCGCGCTGGCCATCATCGTCCATCTTGCGATCGTGCAGTCGAAAAACGACGAGACCTCGGTTGGTGGATTCCTCTCCTTTATCGCTGCCATGCTGATGCTGACCGCCCCGATCAAACGCATGACGGGGGTGAGCGAATTCCTGCAGCGAGGACTGGCCGCATCGGAAAGCATCTTCGAGTTTCTGGACACGCCCGGTGAAGTCGATGAAGGAAGACTCGCCCTCGGTCGTGCCAAGGGCGATCTGCGCTTTGAAAATGTCAGCCTGTCCTACCGGGAAGACGACAAGCTTGCGCTGAACAACATCAATCTGACGGTGCCAGCTGGCCAGACCATCGCGCTTGTCGGCGCATCAGGCAGCGGGAAAAGCACGCTGGCCAACATGGTGTCGCGCTTCTACCAACCCTCGAGCGGACGTATCACCCTGGACGGCCACGATGTGGCAGACCTCACATTGGTCAGTCTTCGATCCAACATCGCCTTGGTGAGCCAGGATGTGGTCTTGTTCAACGACACCATTGCCGCCAACATCGCCTATGGTCAGATGCGCGAGGTCTCCGAAGCGGAAATCATCGCGGCCGCCACCGCTGCGCACGCGATGGAGTTCATTCGCGAGTTGCCGGAAGGCCTGGATACTCCCGCGGGCGAGCGAGGGGTCAAGCTATCGGGCGGGCAGCGGCAACGCATTGCCATTGCGCGAGCCATTCTGAAGAACGCCCCGATACTCATCCTGGATGAAGCGACATCGGCTCTGGACAGTGAATCGGAGCACCATGTTCAGGCAGCACTCGAGACGCTGATGCAGGGCCGGACCTCGTTGGTCATTGCGCACCGCTTGTCGACGATTGAAAAGGCCGACCGAATCGTTGTGCTTCAAAAAGGGGAGATCGTTGAATCCGGCACCCACCAAGAACTATTGTCAAAGGATGGCGCCTACGCGGCGCTGTACCGCAAGCAATTTGCCGTCGCAGAAGAGGTCGGATCGGATTGACCGACTCCTTCACCGGTCCGCGCAATTTCGTTAACTCCGGCACCACCCGACCCACTGCCATGATGAAAATATTCTCCAGAAAAGAGTCTCCAACGCTGCCGTTCAAGAAGTCGTTTGACTGGAAATGGACCAGCATTCGGTTCAACAGGGTTGCACTCGTCAACCTGCTGTGCGCCACGAAGCTCGATGGAAACTATCTGGAAATCGGCTGCCAAGGCAATCTCTGTTTTGATGCCGTCCCCATGATCAACAAGATCGGCGTCGACCCGGAATCAGGCGGAACGCACAAGGAATACAGCGACGATTTCTTCGCAAAGAACACGACGCAATTCGATGTCATCTTCATAGATGGTCTGCACGTGTACGAGCAAGTTCATCGGGACGTTGCCAATGCCATCAAATGCCTGAAGCCAGGCGGCTGGGTGGCCATCCATGACATGCTGCCCGACGATGCCATCAGCGAACATGTCCCGAACATTTCGAAGGGCGCGTGGTTCGGCGATGTGTGGAAGGTCGCCTTCGAACTGGCCGCCTCCC
This genomic interval carries:
- a CDS encoding isoprenylcysteine carboxylmethyltransferase family protein, whose product is MTELLIFLAGTAFFTYVSRHALRNPRSHGFWRFIAWECMLALVILNFPMWTVDPFSPRQVVSWVLLIASLSLAIHAVQMLKRIGRPSEQRADAELFAFEKTSSLVTSGAFRYIRHPMYAALLYLAWGAFLKDINAATALLTAVASIALVITALRDEAECLAHFGEAYAGYMRTSKRFVPFIF
- a CDS encoding class I SAM-dependent methyltransferase, giving the protein MTDSFTGPRNFVNSGTTRPTAMMKIFSRKESPTLPFKKSFDWKWTSIRFNRVALVNLLCATKLDGNYLEIGCQGNLCFDAVPMINKIGVDPESGGTHKEYSDDFFAKNTTQFDVIFIDGLHVYEQVHRDVANAIKCLKPGGWVAIHDMLPDDAISEHVPNISKGAWFGDVWKVAFELAASPGIEFKVVKIDAGIGLLRVVNPEAALKDMSDLLHDKRFEYLYHHIGQLPLVEWDEAYRWIRSSS
- a CDS encoding NIPSNAP family protein, which translates into the protein MITCYLRYTLDPYKLKEFEHYSKLWIPLIEKFGGTYHGCFLPSEGPNNIAVTLFSFPSLAEYEQYRKKSFKDADCQAAFQYANDTRCFLSYERSFMRPVFKA
- a CDS encoding ATP-binding protein gives rise to the protein MKILKASSMRVRLLIGLMVASLGFWGAWFAVQAMLMSSQQNNRWDASMQAVGQQILMSMPALHPGGSSEPAFKLPSQVHVQPQLLSFQVWARDGRSVLRSSNSPVEPWAPLSFDQPEAFHGVEVKGVEWRVYTINDASGRLQVQVGKSQPQLLSLIKLWLGYSIGTILLLMALLAGVTWAIICWSVAPVQAARQAIEERDPLDLTPLEVHDLPTEVKPLVEAFNAQLLRLESALQGERRFLADAAHELRTPLAALMAQAQLVKSATTLEESHASLAPLISGIERTARLTEQLLDLARLDAIEHPGGRPPVPLHEIVSLVVRDYDATAQTANQRLQLRAEPCHARIHVDSIGVLLRNLIDNALRYAGPGARVEVVCREQELQDGQRSVALSVRDDGPGVPKTEHGRIFDRFYRVPGTPGRGSGIGLSLVARIANLHQASLDVGSGLEGRGFGITLTFATATGRAATHIDVVAADMPVPLAQPTGQV
- the msbA gene encoding lipid A export permease/ATP-binding protein MsbA, which translates into the protein MKMTSSQLYLRLLSYVKPYWRVFSVSVVCMAVTASTEAMLPALLKPMLDGTFVHKNDVIIRYTPLIILLIFLVRGISSFLGTYAISWLGDRLVMDLRKEMFSKLLTFPARFYDDHSTGHLISRISYDVMHVTAAATNVVTVLVRDTIVIVALLAWLFYLNWKLTLLSLIMFPIIAVIIGKLNKRLRTANRDSQRAMGSITQVIEESITGHKVVKLFGGQQYESARFHEKTNKVRQSNMKQAIAAAANVPIVQMIAAIALAIIVHLAIVQSKNDETSVGGFLSFIAAMLMLTAPIKRMTGVSEFLQRGLAASESIFEFLDTPGEVDEGRLALGRAKGDLRFENVSLSYREDDKLALNNINLTVPAGQTIALVGASGSGKSTLANMVSRFYQPSSGRITLDGHDVADLTLVSLRSNIALVSQDVVLFNDTIAANIAYGQMREVSEAEIIAAATAAHAMEFIRELPEGLDTPAGERGVKLSGGQRQRIAIARAILKNAPILILDEATSALDSESEHHVQAALETLMQGRTSLVIAHRLSTIEKADRIVVLQKGEIVESGTHQELLSKDGAYAALYRKQFAVAEEVGSD
- a CDS encoding response regulator transcription factor, coding for MQLLLVEDDAMLAEALVTGLTRAGYRVDHAPDTPAARLALSDHAYSAVLLDLNLPGGSGLTVLRGVRERYDTTPVIILTARDQLSDRIAGLDAGADDYLVKPFQPDELAARLRAVLRRAQGRVAPVLTARHIRLDPATRSVTRDDEPVSLSLHEYRTLLAMMERQGRVVTRQQLEEAVYGGESSIESNTVAVYVHQLRKKLGDDLIVTVHGHGYKLNS